A region from the Saccharomonospora azurea NA-128 genome encodes:
- a CDS encoding response regulator, with the protein MIGILVVDDHPIVRDGLRGIFAAEEGFTVVGEAGDGAEAVTMAQRLLPDVVLMDLRMPGTGGVEAISRLAALGNPARVLVLTTYDTDSDVLPAIEAGATGYLLKDAPRAELVRAVRAAARGESVLSPAVASRVLGRIREPADDTLTPREVEVLGLVAQGHTNKEAARVLFLSEATVKTHLLHIYAKLGVRDRAAAVAVAYRTGLL; encoded by the coding sequence ATGATCGGCATCCTGGTCGTCGACGACCACCCCATCGTCCGGGACGGTCTCCGCGGCATCTTCGCCGCCGAAGAGGGCTTCACCGTCGTCGGCGAAGCCGGTGACGGCGCCGAGGCGGTGACCATGGCGCAACGCCTGCTCCCGGACGTCGTCCTGATGGACCTGCGCATGCCCGGCACCGGTGGCGTCGAGGCGATCAGCAGACTGGCCGCGCTGGGCAATCCCGCGCGGGTCCTCGTGCTCACCACCTACGACACCGACTCCGACGTGCTGCCCGCGATCGAGGCGGGCGCCACGGGTTACCTCCTCAAGGACGCCCCGAGGGCGGAACTGGTCCGCGCCGTCCGCGCGGCCGCGCGCGGTGAGTCGGTGCTCTCCCCCGCCGTGGCGAGCCGTGTGCTCGGCCGGATTCGGGAGCCCGCCGACGACACCCTCACCCCTCGCGAGGTGGAGGTGCTGGGGCTCGTGGCCCAGGGACACACGAACAAGGAGGCGGCGCGGGTCCTGTTCCTGAGCGAAGCCACCGTGAAGACGCATCTGCTGCACATCTACGCGAAGTTGGGCGTCCGCGACCGTGCCGCCGCCGTCGCCGTCGCCTACCGGACCGGCCTACTCTGA
- the coaE gene encoding dephospho-CoA kinase, whose amino-acid sequence MLRVGLTGGIGSGKSTVAARLAEHGAVVIDADVIAREVVEPGTDGLAEVAEAFGADVLDENGALNRAALAAKAFADDESRQRLNAILHPRIAARTMERFAETPDDAIVVHDVPLLVENGLAAGYHLVVVVDAAEDVRVRRLVESRGMPESDARARIAAQATTEQRREVADVWLDNSGGRDDLLAQVDDLWTERLVPYEANLRLKRVRPPASPVIVPADPTWPVQARRVVARLRAAAGPRALRVDHIGSTAVPGLPAKDVVDVQLVVADLVDADALAAPLTGAGFVQHADREWSDEPVGDEQRWTKRLFSGADPARPVNLHVRQEGSPAWRRALLFRDWLRANPSEVDAYAEVKRELAAKHADAGAVDAYAEEKQPWVNAAFGRAEEWATRTGWTPEAASE is encoded by the coding sequence ATGCTGCGTGTGGGACTGACAGGCGGGATCGGGTCGGGGAAGTCGACCGTGGCCGCGCGACTCGCGGAACACGGCGCGGTGGTGATCGACGCCGACGTCATCGCGAGAGAAGTCGTGGAGCCCGGTACCGACGGTCTCGCCGAGGTGGCGGAGGCCTTCGGTGCGGACGTCCTCGACGAGAACGGGGCGTTGAACCGGGCGGCGTTGGCGGCCAAGGCGTTCGCCGACGACGAGTCGCGGCAGCGCCTCAACGCGATCCTGCATCCGAGAATCGCCGCCCGCACGATGGAACGTTTCGCCGAGACACCCGACGACGCGATCGTCGTGCACGACGTGCCGTTGCTGGTGGAGAACGGCCTCGCGGCCGGCTATCACCTCGTCGTCGTGGTCGACGCCGCCGAGGATGTCCGGGTGCGCAGGCTCGTCGAGTCGCGGGGCATGCCGGAGTCCGACGCCCGGGCCCGCATCGCCGCGCAGGCCACCACCGAGCAGCGGCGCGAGGTGGCCGACGTGTGGTTGGACAACAGTGGTGGCCGGGACGACCTGCTCGCTCAGGTGGACGACCTCTGGACCGAACGGCTCGTGCCGTACGAGGCGAACCTGCGGCTGAAGCGGGTCCGCCCGCCGGCCTCGCCGGTGATCGTTCCCGCCGACCCCACCTGGCCGGTGCAAGCGCGACGCGTGGTGGCCAGACTGCGGGCCGCGGCCGGGCCGCGGGCGCTGCGCGTCGACCACATCGGATCGACGGCGGTGCCCGGGTTGCCCGCGAAGGACGTCGTGGACGTGCAGCTGGTCGTCGCCGACCTCGTCGACGCGGACGCGCTCGCCGCGCCGCTCACGGGCGCGGGGTTCGTGCAGCACGCGGACCGCGAATGGTCCGACGAGCCGGTGGGGGACGAGCAACGCTGGACGAAGCGACTGTTCTCCGGGGCCGATCCGGCGCGTCCGGTGAACCTCCACGTGCGACAGGAAGGCAGTCCCGCGTGGCGCCGTGCGCTGTTGTTCCGCGACTGGCTGCGCGCCAACCCGAGCGAGGTCGACGCCTACGCGGAGGTGAAGCGTGAGCTGGCGGCCAAGCACGCGGACGCGGGGGCCGTGGACGCCTACGCCGAGGAGAAGCAGCCGTGGGTCAACGCCGCGTTCGGCAGGGCCGAGGAGTGGGCGACCCGGACGGGCTGGACACCCGAGGCGGCGTCAGAGTAG